The following coding sequences are from one Plasmodium knowlesi strain H genome assembly, chromosome: 9 window:
- a CDS encoding ubiquinone biosynthesis protein COQ4, putative — translation MYNFVKIFRSNFIDINAANKLEIFLKTILRIYKTPARTHLLAHAADISAIYAVREIYNYMKNDEEGRIILKEKPLLIRQDIQFNELKKLPKNTLGYKYMEFLETYKLHAHDREVSHFFTDLNYSYILTRYRQIHDIGHVVYNLNISIESEAALKVIELVQTKLPITALAILIAPLMTPLYRFQYIFKDSIPSNFLTPNFDYTYNDAYNYVDELSIKQYEYNLTDYFHVDKRDDQKFYSKMYQYYLDNINNSSAVRGSIIYGFENKSNNDIIYDHPNREYIFLKNLKKKHLLFQYKPRKNLLRELYPWAYMAGVSTTKPLHSIHIEKWLDKDIDLFRRTYNISPLPDHLNLMAGIN, via the coding sequence ATGTATAActtcgtaaaaatatttcgttCAAACTTCATAGACATAAATGCTGCAAACAAacttgaaatttttttgaaaaccaTATTACGGATTTATAAGACGCCGGCGCGAACGCACCTGCTGGCGCATGCAGCCGACATATCGGCCATATATGCCGTGAGGGAAATATACAATTATATGAAGAacgatgaagaaggaagaattataTTGAAAGAAAAACCGTTGCTAATACGACAGGATATACAATTTAATGAGTTAAAGAAACTACCAAAAAATACACTAggatataaatatatggaaTTTTTGGAAACGTACAAACTCCATGCACATGACAGAGAagtttctcatttttttacagATTTAAATTATTCCTACATTTTAACAAGGTATAGACAGATCCATGACATTGGCCACGTAGTTTACAATTTAAATATATCCATTGAATCGGAAGCAGCTTTGAAAGTAATTGAACTGGTGCAAACTAAATTGCCAATAACTGCGCTAGCCATTTTAATAGCCCCGTTGATGACGCCACTATATCGTTttcaatacatttttaaagattCCATTCCTTCGAATTTTCTAACCCCGAACTTCGATTATACGTACAATGACGCATACAATTATGTGGACGAGTTATCCATAAAACAGTACGAGTACAATTTGACGGACTACTTTCACGTGGATAAGAGAGATGATCAGAAGTTTTACTCGAAAATGTACCAATACTACCTGGACAATATAAATAATTCTTCCGCCGTTCGAGGTTCCATCATTTATGGGTTTGAAAACAAAAGCAATAATGACATTATATATGACCATCCCAATAGggagtacatttttttaaaaaatttgaaaaaaaaacatcttctttttcagtACAAgccaaggaaaaatttactaCGCGAGTTGTATCCATGGGCATACATGGCAGGGGTGTCAACAACCAAACCGCTACATTCTATTCATATCGAAAAATGGCTGGACAAGGACATCGACTTGTTCAGGCGCACTTACAATATTTCTCCCCTACCTGATCACTTGAATTTGATGGCTGGAATAAATTga
- a CDS encoding nucleic acid binding protein, putative, translated as MTNLNVESGYFNDELKEEVNEANFMYTNISMLIRAHRKDRNKLTLQNKKLNLIKIVGFVLAIEEKKEFIVYTIDDTTGYIKAKFLLIYSYSASNDKNEEIKIDDMVQIFGICNTVSINEDLTISISTINKVNSLNHLCHHHLLVFHNYLKFLETQKKNLMLEDERAKNEEDEIASQVPTNDNPFFNSFFY; from the coding sequence ATGACAAACCTGAACGTCGAAAGCGGCTACTTCAATGATgagttgaaggaggaagtgaacgAGGCGAATTTCATGTACACCAACATCAGTATGCTCATAAGAGCGCACAGGAAAGACAGAAATAAACTAACCCTccagaataaaaaattaaacctCATTAAAATAGTAGGTTTCGTATTAGCCatcgaagagaaaaaggaattcatAGTTTACACAATTGACGATACCACAGGGTATATCAAGGCAAAGTTTCTTTTAATATATTCCTACTCTGCaagtaatgataaaaatgaagaaataaaaatagatgATATGGTACAGATCTTTGGTATCTGCAATACAGTGAGCATTAATGAAGACCTAACCATTTCCATAAGTACAATTAACAAGGTGAATTCACTCAACCATTTGTGTCATCACCACTTGTTGGTCTTTCATAATTACTTAAAATTCCTGGagactcaaaaaaaaaacctcatGCTGGAGGATGAGCGAGCAAAAAACGAGGAGGATGAAATTGCCTCCCAAGTCCCAACCAACGACAATCCGTTTTTTAactctttcttttattaa
- a CDS encoding RNA transcription, translation and transport factor protein, putative has protein sequence MNSLERKLKLLNYKPVDIGKDEFYYMILKLEEEKIRLYKPKEREKINYTKEKNYIEHILKYLKKLNINVRNVNKTNIHEVGVRTYILNSLATLALIDEYKDLVGYDQSCGEQCDNRNYENGKDALNGGTAHHAGQHRADDSANLQNQYIVANFFELNYLNQAELEEQRKRRDNLRVLNEQINEIFKKCDIPLLVCNDQDGDKWMYLIQSALHAIKEKLKKKTKTNNPHYESLFNFNISFTNSNLKDFAYITRYLLNSVLKERETHLKGVLNDIQMLTYNPVIDIRQGKVGR, from the coding sequence ATGAACTCACTGGAAAGGAAGCTCAAGTTGCTCAATTACAAGCCCGTAGATATAGGAAAGGACGAGTTCTATTATATGATActaaaattggaagaagagaaaatacGTCTGTATAAACCaaaggagagagaaaaaattaactacaCCAAGGAAAAGAACTACATCGAGCATATTTTGAAGTATCTAAAAAAACTTAACATCAATGTGCGCAATGTTAACAAAACGAATATACACGAGGTGGGTGTCAGAACCTACATCCTGAACAGCCTGGCCACGCTGGCTTTGATTGATGAGTATAAGGACCTGGTGGGCTACGACCAGAGTTGCGGAGAACAGTGTGATAACCGTAATTATGAGAATGGGAAGGATGCATTAAACGGTGGGACTGCTCATCACGCTGGTCAACACAGGGCGGATGACAGCGCCAACCTGCAGAACCAATACATAGTCGCAAACTTTTTCGAATTGAATTACCTGAACCAAGCGGAACTGGAAGAGCAGCGGAAACGAAGAGATAACCTCCGAGTGCTGAACGAACAGATTAacgaaatatttaaaaagtgtGACATCCCTTTACTCGTGTGTAACGACCAGGACGGTGACAAGTGGATGTACCTCATCCAATCGGCACTGCATGCAATTaaggagaaattaaaaaaaaaaacaaaaaccaaTAATCCACATTACGAAAGCTTATTCAATTTTAACATAAGCTTCACCAACAGCAATTTGAAGGACTTTGCTTACATCACGAGGTATTTGCTTAACAGTGTACTCAAGGAGAGAGAGACCCACCTAAAGGGGGTGCTTAACGACATCCAAATGTTAACGTACAACCCTGTTATAGATATACGACAGGGAAAAGTGGGCAGGTGA
- a CDS encoding ATPase, putative, with protein MKRKSIFMRKNVIKAQNTLDKFGIFKKVNVVKKEEQEKQRQNETDDEAVEAKRGGYTGKVKKEIHNDGENEKRNDNIIKSEHSTEGQPSFRVKVKLEGHSGPNRSREWNKKDPFGKYSGRRNDRGGRSSGGEDDAEDSRGDNEENDENDDSGKHGKNSNNGGDDSDMHYSKDKKEKKKKKEDNTSENHTPLHKLYQPIYKEDYINEIRSKRCPLLTTVLDEDLNFNLILCGPPGSGKSSLVNVIKNKTNNLFISLFHLNNLNNELRKIYDQSVINYKLSKKRTILCIKDINRLNKNQQENLLLILKKGYFYLLATCLFNPMNILNASLSSRCLYLYLNAYDKIELALIIKRIINKLDIDIEDNALNIIMNHSCGDARVAINMIEFTIKNMEREEQKEKERAKERDNENGVEGESRNDIQGDCRNDMEEDKRNLEHIEEAKKSCDMITKQFKLNDFSKLHKWALSSTKTEKKVIQLSNIKNFLQNFPSNDNKLDHFNFISGLHKSIRAGNVKAAILYLTKSLKNGEDPLYICRRLIRIASEDIGLANHDVLSICINTHYACKAIGMPECQTSLIYAVIVLCKSSKSNYIYVVENNAKQICNEYRFDVPFHLRNTSNRYVYTNQPEILTFEEHLDRYKDVQKYLPDYIDKLELLPKI; from the coding sequence atgaagagaaaatcgATTTTCATGAGAAAGAATGTCATAAAGGCGCAAAACACGTTGGATAAGTTTGGCATTTTTAAGAAGGTGAACGtagtgaagaaggaggagcagGAGAAGCAGAGGCAAAATGAAACAGACGACGAGGCGGTAGAGGCGAAAAGGGGAGGATACACCGGTaaggtgaaaaaggaaatccataacgatggagaaaatgaaaaaaggaatgataaTATCATCAAAAGTGAACACAGCACAGAGGGACAGCCGTCattcagggttaaggtgaaGTTAGAAGGTCATTCGGGTCCCAATAGAAGTCGAGAGTGGAACAAAAAAGACCCCTTCGGGAAGTACTCTGGTAGGAGGAACGATAGGGGGGGTCGCAGCAGTGGGGGAGAAGACGATGCGGAAGACAGCCGCGGGGATAATGAGGAGAATGACGAAAATGATGACAGTGgaaaacatggaaaaaatagtaaCAATGGAGGAGATGATTCCGATATGCACTATAGCAAagacaagaaggaaaagaagaaaaaaaaagaagataacACGAGTGAAAACCACACCCCCTTGCACAAGCTATATCAACCAATTTACAAGGAAGATTATATAAACGAAATTCGAAGCAAGAGATGTCCATTGCTCACGACCGTACTGGATGAAgatttaaattttaatttaattttgtgTGGACCGCCAGGGTCAGGAAAATCCTCCCTAGTGaatgttataaaaaataaaacgaacaATTTGTTCATCTCGCTTTTCCACCTGAACAACTTAAATAATGAACTGAGGAAGATATATGACCAGTCAGTTATCAATTACAAACTATCCAAAAAAAGGACCATTCTCTGTATAAAAGATATAAATAGGCTGAACAAAAATCAGCAAGAAAATTTATTgctaattttgaaaaaaggcTATTTCTACCTCCTCGCCACATGTCTTTTTAATCCCatgaatattttaaatgCTTCTCTCAGTTCCAGGTGCTTGTATTTATATCTTAATGCATATGATAAAATAGAGTTGGCGTTAATTATCAAAAGAATAATTAACAAGCTTGACATTGACATTGAGGACAATGCTTTGAACATAATAATGAACCACTCCTGTGGGGACGCCCGGGTGGCTATCAACATGATCGAGTTTACCATTAAGAATATGGAGCGGGAggagcagaaggagaaggagagagCGAAGGAGAGGGACAATGAAAATGGTGTGGAGGGGGAGAGTCGAAATGATATCCAAGGGGATTGTAGAAATGACATGGAGGAGGACAAACGAAACTTGGAGCATATAGAGGAAGCCAAAAAAAGTTGCGACATGATTACGAAGCAGTTTAAACTGAACGACTTTAGCAAGTTGCATAAATGGGCATTATCATCCacaaaaactgaaaaaaaagttattcaGTTaagtaatataaaaaattttttgcaaaatttccCATCCAACGATAACAAGCTGGACCATTTTAACTTCATCTCCGGATTACACAAAAGTATAAGAGCTGGAAATGTAAAAGCAGCTATTTTATACTTAACAAAATCATTGAAGAATGGGGAAGATCCTTTATACATTTGTAGACGCTTAATTCGAATAGCGTCTGAGGATATTGGGTTGGCGAATCATGACGTGTTGTCTATTTGTATCAACACACATTATGCATGCAAGGCTATAGGGATGCCTGAGTGTCAGACTTCGCTAATATATGCTGTCATTGTTTTATGCAAATCGTCCAAAAGTAATTACATTTATGTTGTGGAAAATAATGCCAAGCAAATTTGCAACGAGTACAGATTTGACGTACCCTTTCACTTGAGGAATACGTCCAACAGGTACGTCTACACCAACCAACCCGAAATTCTCACCTTCGAGGAACATTTGGACAGGTACAAGGATGTGCAGAAGTACTTGCCAGACTATATAGACAAGTTGGAGCTTTTGCCGAAGATATGA